Proteins from a single region of Styela clava chromosome 1, kaStyClav1.hap1.2, whole genome shotgun sequence:
- the LOC144422090 gene encoding glucose dehydrogenase [FAD, quinone]-like isoform X2, whose amino-acid sequence MTPESITEYVMNGTGHNSAVVGGSIVLHHKTKYFGTNVTLSSKKRPFPSIQVLFASGKLSLVFKFKENHTFYTYSIIGVQHPKSKGEIRLKSTNPFDQPIIDPNYLSEEDDIKMHIEGFRKLEEFEMTKTMKEIGFRMITPEVCNGSLYTNPPRPDEFYRCYVESFGYAAHACCTAKIGQEDDEMAVVDERLRVRHVEGLRVADASVMPHVTSSNTQAPCYMIGRKASDMIKQDWNINE is encoded by the exons ATG ACACCGGAATCTATCACGGAATACGTCATGAACGGTACCGGACACAACTCAGCAGTCGTGGGTGGCAGTATCGTGCTTCATCATAAGACTAAGTATTTTGGAACTAACGTAACTCTAAGCAGCAA AAAACGGCCATTTCCTAGTATTCAAGTACTTTTCGCCTCAGGAAAATTATCTTTGGTTTTCAAGTTTAAAGAAAAC CATACGTTTTATACCTATTCGATAATAGGAGTTCAGCATCCCAAATCAAAAGGTGAAATTCGATTAAAGTCGACGAATCCTTTTGATCAGCCTATTATTGATCCAAATTATCTGTCGGAAGAAGATGATATAAAGATGCACATAGAAG GATTTAGAAAGCTTGAAGAGTTCGAAATGACAAAAACAATGAAAGAAATTGGATTTAGGATGATAACACCTGAAGTATGCAATGGATCGCTCTACACTAACCCTCCCAG gcCCGATGAATTTTATCGATGTTACGTTGAAAGTTTTGGATATGCAGCACACGCATGTTGTACTGCTAAAATAGGACAAGAAGACGATGAAATGGCAGTTGTTGACGAAAGACTTAG GGTCCGGCATGTTGAGGGTCTAAGAGTCGCCGATGCATCAGTCATGCCCCATGTGACGTCATCTAACACCCAAGCTCCGTGTTACATGATTGGACGGAAGGCATCGGACATGATAAAACAAGATTGGAACATAAATgaatga
- the LOC144422090 gene encoding glucose dehydrogenase [FAD, quinone]-like isoform X1 encodes MLSGIGPKNHLEEMEIEVVRDLPGVGANFQDHFGHFVYHATNDSRIATDMTPESITEYVMNGTGHNSAVVGGSIVLHHKTKYFGTNVTLSSKKRPFPSIQVLFASGKLSLVFKFKENHTFYTYSIIGVQHPKSKGEIRLKSTNPFDQPIIDPNYLSEEDDIKMHIEGFRKLEEFEMTKTMKEIGFRMITPEVCNGSLYTNPPRPDEFYRCYVESFGYAAHACCTAKIGQEDDEMAVVDERLRVRHVEGLRVADASVMPHVTSSNTQAPCYMIGRKASDMIKQDWNINE; translated from the exons ATAGAAGTTGTGAGGGATTTGCCAGGCGTGGGAGCTAATTTTCAGGATCATTTTGGGCACTTCGTCTATCACGCTACAAACGACAGCCGGATTGCAACAGATATG ACACCGGAATCTATCACGGAATACGTCATGAACGGTACCGGACACAACTCAGCAGTCGTGGGTGGCAGTATCGTGCTTCATCATAAGACTAAGTATTTTGGAACTAACGTAACTCTAAGCAGCAA AAAACGGCCATTTCCTAGTATTCAAGTACTTTTCGCCTCAGGAAAATTATCTTTGGTTTTCAAGTTTAAAGAAAAC CATACGTTTTATACCTATTCGATAATAGGAGTTCAGCATCCCAAATCAAAAGGTGAAATTCGATTAAAGTCGACGAATCCTTTTGATCAGCCTATTATTGATCCAAATTATCTGTCGGAAGAAGATGATATAAAGATGCACATAGAAG GATTTAGAAAGCTTGAAGAGTTCGAAATGACAAAAACAATGAAAGAAATTGGATTTAGGATGATAACACCTGAAGTATGCAATGGATCGCTCTACACTAACCCTCCCAG gcCCGATGAATTTTATCGATGTTACGTTGAAAGTTTTGGATATGCAGCACACGCATGTTGTACTGCTAAAATAGGACAAGAAGACGATGAAATGGCAGTTGTTGACGAAAGACTTAG GGTCCGGCATGTTGAGGGTCTAAGAGTCGCCGATGCATCAGTCATGCCCCATGTGACGTCATCTAACACCCAAGCTCCGTGTTACATGATTGGACGGAAGGCATCGGACATGATAAAACAAGATTGGAACATAAATgaatga